In the Candidatus Electrothrix rattekaaiensis genome, one interval contains:
- a CDS encoding TerD family protein: MAIKLTKGANISLAKEAPGLTDAVLGLGWGQQKTKGFLGRTKLVDVDLDASCLMFDEQKNLKDAVWFQQLKSKDGSIKHTGDDRTGGGKEGTPNEEIVVQLNAVPSNILSLVFTVNSFTSDSFDGIPNAFCVLKDNKTQNIIAKYDLSVQGGGHTGLVIAKLYRHNNEWKFKALGEWGAGRTFDKLLPIITPSL, from the coding sequence ATGGCCATCAAACTGACAAAAGGTGCCAATATTTCTCTCGCAAAAGAGGCCCCTGGTTTAACGGATGCTGTCCTCGGACTCGGCTGGGGCCAGCAAAAAACAAAAGGATTTTTGGGTCGCACCAAACTGGTGGATGTTGATCTGGATGCCTCTTGTCTTATGTTTGACGAACAAAAGAACTTGAAGGACGCTGTTTGGTTTCAGCAGCTTAAAAGTAAGGACGGTTCGATAAAGCACACTGGTGACGACCGGACAGGAGGAGGAAAAGAGGGAACTCCGAATGAGGAAATTGTTGTTCAGCTGAACGCTGTTCCGAGCAATATCCTTTCGCTTGTTTTTACAGTGAACAGCTTCACCAGTGATTCTTTTGACGGTATTCCCAATGCGTTTTGTGTTTTAAAAGATAATAAAACGCAAAATATTATTGCGAAATATGATCTCAGCGTGCAGGGGGGAGGGCATACAGGGCTCGTTATAGCAAAACTTTATCGCCATAACAATGAATGGAAGTTCAAGGCACTTGGAGAATGGGGAGCAGGAAGAACTTTTGATAAATTGTTGCCGATTATTACACCTTCATTGTAA
- the lpxA gene encoding acyl-ACP--UDP-N-acetylglucosamine O-acyltransferase, with product MTIHATAVVDPQAEVHETVSVGAYSVIGPNVSIGPNTVIDAHAVISGYTSIGADNYIGSFSSLGTPPQDSHYQDEPTELIIGDGNRIREYVSIHRGTASGGGKTVIGNKNMLMAYCHVAHDCVLHDHVIMSNVATLGGHVDVGSYANLGGLVAVHQFCRIGSYSYVGGMSGISLDVPPYVILTGTRNRMRIAGVNKIGMRRNGMTREAINDIDQAFKIIFRSSPQVLVKEALAQATHEFPDSKEVRVLVDFFRESKRGVVKRTEDS from the coding sequence ATGACTATACATGCTACTGCCGTGGTTGACCCGCAGGCGGAAGTTCATGAAACCGTTTCAGTTGGTGCATACAGTGTTATCGGTCCTAATGTCTCCATCGGCCCAAACACGGTTATCGACGCACATGCAGTGATCTCTGGGTATACAAGTATCGGAGCTGATAATTATATTGGTTCCTTTTCTTCTCTTGGTACGCCGCCACAGGATAGCCATTATCAAGATGAACCGACAGAACTGATTATCGGAGATGGGAACAGGATACGGGAATATGTTTCTATTCACCGTGGGACGGCCTCTGGAGGAGGCAAGACGGTTATCGGAAATAAGAATATGCTGATGGCCTATTGCCATGTAGCCCATGATTGTGTTCTCCATGACCATGTGATTATGTCCAATGTGGCAACGTTGGGTGGACATGTGGACGTGGGCAGTTATGCAAATCTCGGCGGCTTAGTGGCTGTGCATCAGTTTTGTCGAATAGGGTCTTATTCCTATGTTGGCGGCATGTCAGGGATTTCTCTTGATGTTCCGCCCTATGTTATCTTAACAGGTACCAGGAATAGGATGCGTATTGCCGGGGTTAATAAGATCGGGATGCGGCGTAATGGCATGACCCGAGAGGCGATCAACGATATTGATCAGGCGTTTAAAATAATTTTTCGCTCCTCACCGCAGGTTTTAGTGAAGGAGGCTTTGGCCCAGGCAACCCATGAGTTCCCTGATTCCAAAGAGGTTCGTGTTTTGGTGGATTTTTTCCGAGAAAGCAAACGCGGTGTGGTAAAACGCACTGAAGACAGCTAA
- a CDS encoding radical SAM protein, whose translation MRVTFLNPPFLKNFSRPQRSPAVTKSGTLYYPMWLAYAAGYTQAGGHAIDLIDAPAADVSEDAVIDRIKNFGSPLVVVETSTPSIYNDVNFSGKLKETLGREGQEVFIVLVGTHVSALPEESLRLNTAVDAVAQGEFDVTVRELADALEAGQVLESVAGLWLRKGEKGEEILHTGERAPLTDIDQLPFVSSVYKKFFDPHHYFNPNALFPMVTITTSRGCPHRCFFCVYPQTMMGHKLRNRSVDNVVDELEYIIANFPEVKAIFFEDDTFPANKKRCIAICEEMIRRNIKISWTANARVDLDQETMQIMKKAGCRCLCVGFESGNQQLLNTMKKGITLEQSRTFMEAARKTGILIHGCFMVGLPGETRETMQETLDLAISLQPDAIQMYPVMVYPGTEAYAWYKQKNLIISKDFSQWLTPSGLHNTVIHGEDLSAEELVRFCDQARKKFYLRPGYILYKLVQMFRHPTEIRRTLKSVRTFAKYLFFGSDVHKESVVQNS comes from the coding sequence ATGCGCGTTACCTTTCTCAACCCACCTTTTTTAAAGAATTTTTCTCGCCCTCAACGGAGCCCGGCTGTTACCAAAAGTGGCACCCTCTACTATCCCATGTGGCTGGCCTACGCTGCAGGCTATACTCAAGCGGGTGGGCATGCAATTGATCTTATTGATGCTCCAGCAGCTGATGTGTCCGAGGATGCCGTCATTGATCGTATCAAAAACTTTGGCAGTCCATTAGTGGTTGTAGAAACCAGTACGCCGAGCATTTATAATGACGTGAACTTTTCTGGAAAGCTTAAGGAAACGCTGGGCAGGGAAGGGCAGGAGGTCTTTATCGTCTTAGTCGGCACCCATGTTTCAGCCCTGCCTGAGGAGAGCCTGCGCCTCAACACAGCTGTGGACGCGGTTGCCCAGGGAGAGTTTGATGTCACGGTCAGGGAGCTGGCTGATGCGCTGGAAGCAGGGCAGGTGCTCGAAAGCGTTGCCGGACTCTGGCTCCGGAAAGGGGAGAAGGGGGAGGAGATACTTCATACCGGTGAACGGGCTCCCCTTACCGATATTGATCAGCTCCCCTTTGTCAGTTCTGTGTATAAGAAATTTTTTGATCCGCATCATTATTTTAATCCCAATGCCCTGTTTCCTATGGTGACGATTACCACGAGCAGGGGCTGCCCGCACCGCTGTTTTTTTTGCGTCTACCCACAGACCATGATGGGACATAAACTGCGCAATCGCAGTGTGGATAATGTCGTGGATGAGTTGGAATACATTATTGCCAATTTTCCAGAGGTCAAGGCGATCTTTTTTGAGGACGATACCTTTCCGGCCAATAAGAAGCGTTGTATCGCTATCTGCGAAGAGATGATCCGCAGGAATATCAAAATATCTTGGACCGCCAATGCTCGGGTTGACTTGGATCAGGAAACCATGCAGATTATGAAAAAGGCTGGTTGCCGCTGTCTCTGTGTCGGTTTTGAAAGTGGCAATCAGCAGCTTTTGAACACCATGAAGAAAGGCATCACTCTTGAGCAGTCCCGTACCTTTATGGAGGCGGCAAGAAAGACAGGTATCCTTATTCACGGTTGTTTTATGGTGGGCTTGCCCGGAGAAACCCGAGAAACTATGCAGGAAACCCTGGACCTTGCCATCAGCCTTCAGCCTGACGCGATCCAGATGTATCCGGTTATGGTCTATCCGGGTACAGAGGCCTATGCCTGGTACAAGCAGAAGAACCTGATCATCTCAAAGGATTTTTCTCAATGGCTGACTCCGTCCGGGCTCCATAATACGGTCATTCACGGGGAAGATCTCAGTGCTGAAGAGCTGGTTCGGTTTTGCGATCAGGCCCGGAAAAAGTTTTACTTGCGTCCCGGATATATCCTGTATAAACTCGTTCAAATGTTTCGCCACCCCACTGAAATCCGGCGGACACTGAAATCCGTTCGTACCTTTGCAAAATATCTTTTTTTCGGCTCTGATGTTCACAAAGAGTCTGTTGTACAGAACTCCTGA
- a CDS encoding AIM24 family protein: MIFRSNSECYESFRYCCHPRYFGHYSLFNINDDALIVDKGAFYCASAGLGVSAKLQGNVSSALFGGEGLFQTQVKGSGVVVLASPVPTDELLMYELASGEKLSVDGSFAFARTSGVEFRAEKSGKSLLQSATSGEGLLQTFTGPGVVWIAPTEDVYKRLAMLGSRLT; the protein is encoded by the coding sequence CTGATTTTCCGCAGCAATTCCGAATGCTATGAGAGTTTCCGTTACTGCTGTCATCCGAGATATTTCGGCCATTATTCCCTGTTTAATATTAATGATGATGCACTGATTGTGGATAAGGGTGCGTTCTACTGCGCTTCAGCAGGGCTGGGTGTCAGTGCAAAATTGCAGGGCAACGTATCCAGCGCCTTGTTTGGCGGTGAGGGGCTTTTCCAGACGCAGGTAAAAGGCTCCGGGGTTGTCGTTCTGGCCTCACCCGTGCCGACCGATGAATTGCTTATGTACGAGCTGGCTTCAGGAGAAAAGCTGTCCGTTGATGGCAGTTTCGCCTTTGCCAGGACTTCTGGTGTCGAGTTTCGTGCTGAAAAATCAGGGAAAAGTTTGCTTCAATCCGCAACCAGCGGTGAGGGCCTGTTGCAAACGTTCACCGGACCCGGTGTGGTATGGATCGCGCCGACTGAAGATGTGTATAAGCGTCTGGCAATGTTAGGCTCCAGACTGACCTGA
- a CDS encoding DUF362 domain-containing protein, which yields MIKKYHADIIQCRSFQEVKTRLAEVLTRYGDVFPADRDAQILIKPNLNSNMNALTGNTTDLRLLAAVILFLKEEGYRDITIGEGTNSGFYRTNISVITRLRVDELAKYYGVNCIDLNYSEPFLIPFEDGVQAGIARECKEADLLVNMPKLKTHFEAGMTVCLKNLIGCLVGQENKKKTHLSLAANIVNITENCRPHLHIVDALFAMEGLGPTKGTPVKTDTVFIGTDPYFIDLLAARFASCDPDKITPLRIARQRGIIDQELFAAAQDFSLTPYDRPFAPPEAGPIATFIHHPKRQKYFLAVRNTAFFNYLCNTDLFAKLLFFTDLRQDVFLETEMEWEGLSLAEEQCNNCGKCGEYCPVDLALPRALSEQDMQQCIHCLYCFCVCPQDAIQFHGKLGFMEEQMKQYDTMIRSIA from the coding sequence ATGATAAAAAAATATCACGCAGACATTATTCAGTGCAGATCATTTCAGGAGGTAAAAACCCGCCTTGCTGAGGTGCTGACGCGATACGGGGATGTCTTTCCGGCTGATCGGGATGCACAAATCCTGATCAAGCCGAACTTGAACAGCAATATGAATGCACTGACCGGTAACACCACCGACCTGCGTTTGCTGGCCGCTGTGATCCTTTTTTTGAAAGAGGAGGGATACCGAGACATCACAATTGGGGAAGGCACAAATAGTGGTTTCTACCGGACTAATATCAGCGTCATTACCCGGCTCCGGGTGGACGAGTTGGCAAAATATTACGGGGTCAATTGCATTGATCTGAACTACTCTGAGCCCTTCCTGATCCCCTTTGAAGACGGGGTGCAGGCGGGTATCGCCAGGGAATGCAAGGAGGCTGATCTGCTGGTCAACATGCCCAAGCTCAAAACCCATTTTGAAGCTGGCATGACCGTTTGTCTAAAAAATCTAATCGGTTGCTTGGTGGGGCAGGAAAACAAGAAAAAGACCCATCTTTCCCTTGCAGCGAATATTGTTAATATCACGGAAAATTGTCGCCCTCATCTCCATATTGTGGATGCGCTTTTTGCAATGGAAGGGCTGGGGCCGACCAAGGGCACCCCGGTGAAAACTGACACAGTCTTTATCGGCACAGACCCCTATTTTATTGATCTTCTGGCTGCCCGATTTGCCTCCTGTGATCCTGACAAGATAACCCCCTTGCGGATTGCCCGCCAACGAGGCATTATCGATCAAGAGCTGTTCGCGGCAGCACAAGATTTTTCGCTCACTCCGTATGATCGTCCCTTTGCTCCCCCAGAAGCCGGGCCTATCGCTACTTTTATCCATCATCCCAAACGACAGAAATACTTTCTTGCTGTCCGGAACACGGCGTTTTTTAATTATCTCTGTAATACAGACTTGTTTGCCAAGCTTTTGTTTTTCACGGATCTGCGACAGGATGTCTTCCTGGAAACAGAGATGGAATGGGAAGGACTTAGCCTTGCAGAGGAGCAATGCAATAATTGCGGGAAATGCGGCGAGTATTGTCCGGTTGATCTTGCCTTACCCCGTGCTTTGTCTGAGCAGGATATGCAACAATGTATTCATTGTCTTTATTGCTTTTGTGTCTGCCCGCAGGATGCTATTCAATTCCACGGGAAGTTGGGATTTATGGAAGAACAGATGAAGCAGTACGACACAATGATCCGCAGTATTGCCTAA
- a CDS encoding VWA domain-containing protein, translated as MSRRLPIYIAIDTSGSMYGEAIQSVNVGVQAMLTALRQDPHALDSVYLSIITFDLEVKEVFPLTPLSQVQVTEITCPRSGPTYTGEALALILKRVKKDIIHSTNERKGDWRPMLFLMTDGSPSDVARYDEIVPQIKKSHFGKIIACAAGPKAKVEQLRKLTDTVVSLDTTDSAAFASFFKWVSASVEMRSSSIGAGSADILPPPPAEIQIVL; from the coding sequence ATGTCCAGAAGATTGCCGATTTATATTGCCATTGACACCTCAGGTTCCATGTACGGCGAAGCGATTCAGTCCGTCAATGTCGGCGTGCAGGCAATGCTGACTGCCCTGCGGCAGGATCCGCATGCCTTGGACTCGGTCTATCTGTCCATTATCACCTTTGATCTTGAGGTAAAAGAGGTTTTTCCTCTGACGCCGCTGTCGCAGGTTCAAGTTACAGAAATCACCTGTCCCAGATCAGGACCGACCTATACCGGCGAAGCCCTGGCCCTGATCCTCAAGCGGGTGAAAAAGGATATTATCCACAGCACCAACGAGCGAAAAGGAGACTGGCGGCCCATGCTGTTTCTCATGACCGACGGCAGTCCTTCGGATGTGGCCCGGTATGATGAAATTGTTCCGCAGATTAAAAAAAGTCATTTCGGTAAAATTATCGCCTGTGCCGCTGGTCCCAAGGCAAAGGTGGAGCAGTTGCGGAAGCTGACAGATACCGTTGTCAGTCTTGATACCACGGACAGTGCCGCCTTTGCCAGCTTCTTCAAATGGGTTTCCGCCAGCGTGGAGATGCGAAGCTCCAGTATCGGGGCCGGTTCCGCAGATATTCTACCGCCACCTCCGGCTGAAATACAGATTGTCCTTTAA
- a CDS encoding glycosyltransferase, whose protein sequence is MPYLSVIVPAWNAEKTLALCLQSLTQQTLSKISKDSYEVILVDDGSTDQTAEIARRFPVTYHYQENQGPAAARNAGVFLAKGDLIFFTDADCVPDPNWLEEMAAPFARPDVSAVKGAYRTEQKGLIARFAQVEFEERFSMLEQRESIDMVDTYSAGFRKEIFLTLGGFDTHFPNADNEDTEFSYRMAIWGYTMVFTPRALVRHLNHPDSVFRYFRLKFGRGFWRVKVYRLYPEKIGKDSYTPRTLGSQIVGLFLIGLSSFFLLSSTSWPSPFSFFALISLSCSCIFFFLQTTPFIVLALKHDWAVTFLSPLLLALRAAAIGSGALWGIIQLLLTAGKKFFAKKRQG, encoded by the coding sequence ATGCCCTATCTCTCGGTTATTGTCCCGGCCTGGAATGCAGAAAAGACTCTTGCCCTCTGTCTCCAGAGCCTCACGCAACAGACTCTTTCCAAAATTTCCAAAGACAGTTATGAGGTTATCCTGGTGGATGACGGCTCAACAGATCAGACTGCTGAGATCGCCCGCCGATTCCCGGTGACGTATCATTATCAGGAAAACCAAGGTCCAGCAGCAGCACGCAATGCCGGGGTCTTCCTGGCAAAAGGGGATTTGATTTTCTTCACTGATGCGGATTGCGTACCTGATCCTAACTGGCTGGAGGAGATGGCGGCCCCTTTTGCACGACCTGATGTCTCAGCTGTTAAAGGAGCCTATCGTACGGAGCAAAAGGGTCTTATTGCCCGTTTTGCTCAGGTTGAGTTTGAGGAGCGTTTCAGTATGCTGGAGCAAAGGGAGTCCATTGATATGGTGGATACCTATTCAGCTGGCTTCAGAAAAGAAATATTTCTTACTTTAGGAGGATTTGATACTCATTTTCCTAATGCCGATAACGAGGACACAGAGTTTTCCTATCGGATGGCCATTTGGGGATACACAATGGTTTTCACCCCACGTGCATTGGTACGTCATCTCAATCACCCAGATTCTGTTTTTCGTTATTTTCGACTTAAATTCGGCAGGGGTTTTTGGAGGGTGAAGGTCTATCGTCTGTACCCGGAAAAGATTGGAAAAGATTCCTATACCCCGAGGACATTAGGATCTCAGATTGTTGGTCTTTTTTTGATAGGACTCAGTTCGTTTTTTCTGCTTAGCTCAACAAGTTGGCCAAGCCCTTTTTCTTTTTTTGCTCTTATTTCCTTGTCCTGCTCTTGTATCTTTTTCTTCTTACAAACGACCCCTTTTATCGTGCTTGCTTTAAAGCATGATTGGGCGGTAACTTTTCTTTCTCCCCTGTTGCTGGCCCTGCGGGCCGCAGCCATCGGAAGTGGTGCTCTCTGGGGAATTATTCAATTATTACTAACTGCTGGAAAAAAGTTTTTTGCAAAAAAGAGACAGGGGTAA
- the lpxI gene encoding UDP-2,3-diacylglucosamine diphosphatase LpxI (LpxI, functionally equivalent to LpxH, replaces it in LPS biosynthesis in a minority of bacteria.), with amino-acid sequence MSTPIGIIAGGGQFPLLFTEAAQERKRRVVAVCHQNETQAELEHRADVSCWVKLGQLGKIIRFFHEQGVREAVFCGTITKTRMFRDIFPDFKGLTLWNKIDKRLDDAILRAVSGALEKEGIKVLASTCYLDHLFFPKGILGKRKPSREQLADIRFGWRIAREIGRLDIGQCVVVREGAVLAVEAIEGTDAAIRRGGQLSGSGAVVVKMKKPGQDFRFDLPATGTKTIETLASVKGSVLAVEAGQSLLFDRDTMIAAADQAGIVVVGVQEDEAGELIF; translated from the coding sequence ATGTCAACACCGATCGGAATTATTGCTGGAGGAGGGCAGTTTCCTCTGCTTTTTACTGAGGCGGCCCAAGAACGTAAACGCAGGGTTGTTGCGGTTTGCCATCAGAATGAGACTCAGGCGGAGCTTGAGCACCGCGCTGATGTTTCCTGTTGGGTAAAGCTGGGTCAGTTAGGTAAGATCATTCGTTTTTTTCATGAGCAGGGTGTTCGTGAGGCTGTCTTCTGCGGCACCATCACCAAAACCCGGATGTTCAGGGATATTTTTCCGGATTTTAAAGGGTTAACTCTTTGGAATAAGATTGATAAGCGTCTGGATGATGCCATTTTACGAGCAGTTTCTGGAGCACTTGAGAAAGAGGGAATCAAGGTACTGGCCTCAACGTGTTATCTTGACCATCTTTTTTTCCCAAAAGGAATTTTAGGAAAAAGAAAGCCCTCCCGAGAACAGCTGGCGGATATTCGCTTTGGTTGGCGGATTGCCCGTGAGATAGGGCGATTGGATATAGGGCAATGCGTTGTGGTCCGCGAGGGGGCAGTGCTGGCTGTTGAGGCCATAGAGGGCACGGATGCAGCAATTCGACGAGGCGGGCAACTTTCAGGTTCAGGGGCTGTTGTTGTAAAAATGAAGAAGCCTGGCCAGGATTTTCGTTTTGATTTGCCTGCCACCGGGACTAAGACCATTGAGACACTGGCATCGGTAAAGGGTTCAGTTTTGGCTGTTGAGGCTGGTCAGTCTCTTCTTTTTGACCGCGACACCATGATTGCTGCTGCTGATCAAGCTGGTATCGTGGTGGTCGGGGTACAGGAGGATGAGGCCGGAGAATTGATTTTCTGA
- a CDS encoding TerD family protein — protein MGISLEKGGRISLSKEAPGLSKIFIGLGWDERATDGAEFDLDASAFLLNEAGKARGDYDFVFYNNLKGANGAVEHMGDNLTGGGDGADEIIKVDFDALERNAPDVTRIAVVCTIHEADSRSQNFGQVSNAFICVVNDENNQEIVRFDLTEDYSMETAMVFGEVYKKGGEWRFTAVGQGYAGGLGAACSTYGLNAE, from the coding sequence ATGGGCATTTCACTGGAAAAAGGCGGAAGAATATCCTTATCAAAAGAAGCTCCTGGACTGTCGAAGATTTTTATCGGCTTGGGATGGGATGAGCGGGCAACGGACGGAGCTGAGTTTGACCTAGATGCCTCAGCTTTTTTGTTGAATGAGGCGGGTAAGGCTCGCGGTGATTATGATTTTGTTTTTTATAATAATCTCAAAGGGGCGAACGGTGCTGTCGAGCACATGGGTGACAACCTGACAGGCGGCGGTGACGGGGCTGATGAGATTATCAAGGTTGATTTCGATGCACTGGAGCGCAATGCCCCGGATGTGACGAGGATAGCGGTTGTCTGTACAATTCATGAGGCTGATTCTCGATCCCAGAATTTCGGTCAGGTGAGCAACGCCTTTATCTGCGTTGTAAATGATGAAAATAATCAAGAAATCGTCCGCTTTGACCTTACTGAAGATTATTCTATGGAAACAGCCATGGTTTTCGGTGAGGTATACAAAAAAGGCGGAGAGTGGAGATTTACCGCTGTCGGACAGGGGTACGCAGGCGGGCTTGGTGCGGCCTGCTCCACCTATGGCCTAAATGCTGAATAA
- a CDS encoding VWA domain-containing protein: MRRLPVYLVLDNSGSMHGEAIEAVKNGVQVLASTLRQDPYALETAFISVITFNTDAKQLVPLTDLVSFQPPDIRAQGITSLGRALTLTAEKINDEVVKTTPDRRGDWKPLIFLMTDGGPTDEWRLGLEKLRKAKPGMIIACAAGMDADVSVLKEISEVVVQLDTADSGTIKKFFQWISASVSSGSQKIDLSKKDVSSLDELPPPPPEINIVT; the protein is encoded by the coding sequence ATGAGACGACTTCCTGTGTACCTTGTGCTAGATAACTCAGGGTCAATGCATGGCGAGGCCATTGAAGCGGTGAAAAACGGGGTTCAGGTGCTGGCCTCAACCCTGCGGCAGGATCCGTATGCTCTGGAAACCGCATTTATCAGTGTGATCACCTTTAACACGGATGCGAAACAGCTGGTTCCGTTGACAGATTTAGTCAGTTTCCAACCTCCTGATATTCGAGCTCAAGGTATCACCTCCTTGGGGAGGGCGTTAACGCTGACCGCTGAAAAAATTAACGATGAGGTTGTCAAAACCACGCCTGATCGTCGAGGTGACTGGAAACCTCTAATTTTTTTAATGACCGACGGCGGACCGACCGATGAATGGCGGCTTGGTCTGGAGAAACTGAGAAAGGCCAAACCGGGCATGATAATCGCCTGCGCTGCGGGTATGGATGCGGATGTTAGTGTCTTAAAAGAAATATCAGAGGTTGTTGTCCAGCTGGATACGGCTGATTCCGGCACCATTAAAAAGTTTTTTCAATGGATTTCCGCAAGCGTCAGCTCCGGCAGTCAAAAGATTGATCTCAGTAAAAAAGATGTGTCCAGTCTGGATGAACTGCCGCCTCCGCCGCCGGAAATTAATATCGTTACCTGA
- the fabZ gene encoding 3-hydroxyacyl-ACP dehydratase FabZ yields the protein MSEDNKVQLPMGIKEILDLLPHRYPFIMLDRVLEFEPDKTITGVKNVSMGEPFFQGHFPGEPVMPGVLILEGMAQAGAVLAYLSTEDIAGKLVYFAGMDKVRFRKVVRPGDQLIYKVEMVRRKSKLIKVQCRAYVDDALVTEAEQLATFS from the coding sequence ATGAGTGAGGACAATAAGGTGCAGCTGCCTATGGGGATTAAGGAAATTCTTGACCTGTTGCCGCATCGATATCCTTTTATTATGCTGGATCGGGTCTTGGAGTTTGAGCCGGATAAAACAATAACCGGCGTGAAAAATGTGTCCATGGGAGAGCCTTTTTTTCAGGGACATTTTCCCGGCGAACCTGTTATGCCCGGAGTCCTGATTCTTGAGGGCATGGCTCAGGCCGGAGCCGTGCTGGCCTATCTTTCTACAGAAGACATTGCCGGGAAACTGGTTTATTTTGCCGGGATGGATAAGGTACGTTTTCGCAAGGTGGTGCGACCTGGTGATCAGCTCATCTATAAGGTGGAAATGGTTCGTCGAAAAAGCAAACTGATCAAGGTGCAGTGCCGCGCCTATGTTGATGACGCGCTGGTGACCGAAGCTGAGCAGCTGGCCACCTTTTCTTGA
- a CDS encoding glycosyltransferase family 4 protein yields MKSTHDQNAQNAQGLLRVLLLTTSFPLTKESRSGIFIQKMVNHLPENVQVTVLTPDSSEAVNQASADYFVLPFRYAPKHWQQLAHGSGGIMAALSRNKLLFFLLPPFLCSNLLICCYFTRKVDVLHANWSINGAIAGVAGLLFGKPVMTTLRGSDVNLIEKLALMRRLVHFCLRFSDVIITVSPSLQEKLAEHFPQYSTKVRVICNGIDQAFFDAGHGKYAASPEETATAPAPVRFLYVGNLTAGKGVDVILKAAALLSHDMLPEMPPEMLAQKWSLDIVGDGPEREALEGYCREQHLKANVSFHGSVPPEEIPLLMAQADIFVFASFAEGRPNVVLEAMAIGLPVIAGEIPAVSDLIEHGQQGLLFPPSDVNALAEHMLFLLNHPAERQKMGRGARDYLASLNLSWPESARAYASLYTELNRP; encoded by the coding sequence ATGAAGAGCACTCATGATCAGAATGCTCAGAATGCTCAGGGTTTACTGAGAGTGCTTCTGCTTACGACCTCCTTTCCTTTAACAAAGGAATCCAGGAGCGGTATCTTTATCCAAAAAATGGTCAATCACCTGCCGGAGAATGTGCAGGTGACGGTGCTGACCCCGGACAGCTCTGAAGCTGTCAACCAAGCCTCTGCTGATTACTTTGTTCTTCCGTTTCGCTATGCACCGAAACATTGGCAGCAGTTGGCTCATGGCTCCGGCGGAATCATGGCTGCTCTTTCGCGCAATAAACTCCTTTTTTTCTTACTCCCTCCATTTCTCTGCTCCAACCTGCTCATCTGCTGTTATTTTACCCGCAAGGTGGATGTTCTTCACGCCAATTGGTCAATCAACGGTGCTATTGCCGGAGTTGCCGGACTGCTTTTCGGTAAACCGGTCATGACGACCTTGCGGGGCAGTGATGTCAACTTGATAGAAAAATTAGCCTTGATGCGCCGGTTGGTGCATTTTTGTCTCCGTTTCAGTGATGTGATTATTACTGTCAGCCCATCTTTGCAAGAAAAACTCGCTGAGCATTTTCCTCAATACAGCACAAAGGTCCGGGTGATTTGCAACGGTATTGATCAGGCATTTTTTGATGCCGGTCATGGTAAATATGCTGCTTCCCCGGAGGAGACGGCGACCGCTCCAGCTCCGGTTCGCTTCCTGTATGTGGGCAATTTAACAGCTGGTAAAGGAGTTGATGTTATCCTGAAAGCAGCAGCCTTATTGTCGCATGATATGCTGCCTGAGATGCCGCCTGAGATGTTGGCCCAAAAATGGTCGCTTGATATTGTCGGTGATGGGCCGGAACGAGAAGCATTAGAGGGATATTGTCGAGAGCAGCACCTGAAGGCCAACGTCTCCTTTCACGGTTCAGTCCCACCGGAAGAGATACCGCTGTTAATGGCCCAGGCTGACATCTTTGTCTTTGCCAGTTTTGCCGAGGGAAGACCAAATGTCGTGCTTGAGGCTATGGCGATTGGCCTACCGGTCATTGCTGGAGAAATTCCCGCTGTATCGGATCTCATTGAACATGGACAACAGGGCCTCCTCTTTCCGCCAAGCGATGTCAATGCATTGGCAGAACATATGCTTTTTTTGCTGAATCATCCGGCTGAGCGACAAAAAATGGGAAGAGGGGCAAGGGATTACCTTGCCTCCTTAAATTTGAGTTGGCCCGAGTCAGCCCGAGCCTATGCCTCACTTTATACAGAGCTGAATCGACCATAA